The following are encoded together in the Robertmurraya sp. FSL R5-0851 genome:
- a CDS encoding putative bifunctional diguanylate cyclase/phosphodiesterase, with protein sequence MYALKNKKFAYLFIAFFIISNFLWNYFFQHKQAFLDWGGVTFQTIACLTSFGWLFATYKNDDGKAKKFWLYLGLGILSYIIGILIWVFYEFILGVHGDTLLLPKIFWIGQNGFYFVALLYMMNVVKSKLLTIRFSFDMLIIMAVATTFNWVFIIAPLLKMKGNPFHLVELMYPILDLGVLGGVISLLIASNTVFNKKTLYLLIVGLLVQILADTLFSYLSVKNLYTVGSISEPLWILSLFFLALAGIYHETPSQVKHKNDSQIENRFFVRHSLPYAGVVLLSLYVISQIYHTAPVVVGLFLTILLVVLRQLFTLLENDKLVSELNDLNEQLEVKVKERTDRLVETINQMEYLAYHDVVTGLPNRRFIEKRLSRAISNHHVRSKKKIAFLLLDLDRFKHINDSLGHSYGDLLLKEVGDRLTSSLKPSELVCRIGGDEYGILLENKNEIQIEKIAENILTVLRKTYDIRGEELYVTPSIGVSIFPEHGNSFESLLMKADTAMYKVKEAGKNHYKIYHAEMDIEPQVTMENALRKGIERNELELYYQPQVSLENNKIVGVEALLRWIRPDQGMVPPCEFIPLAEETGLILPLGEWVLKEACLQSVKWGEQGILPIRIAVNISAIQFQQNNFIEKVTETLFETKANPENIELEITESVAMGSIEETLSKLQSLKEMGFHIAMDDFGTGYSSLQYLNQYPIDHLKIDRSFISSLHTSEKNVAIVKLIVLMAKGLNYKVIAEGVEDDSQKLFLRSIECDEYQGYLFSPPLNRLDTEVLLQKQLTKK encoded by the coding sequence ATGTACGCCCTGAAAAATAAAAAGTTTGCTTACCTTTTTATCGCTTTTTTTATCATTTCAAACTTCTTATGGAATTATTTCTTTCAGCATAAGCAAGCTTTTTTGGACTGGGGTGGAGTTACATTCCAAACCATTGCCTGCTTAACATCTTTTGGCTGGCTTTTTGCAACATATAAAAATGACGACGGCAAGGCCAAAAAGTTTTGGTTATATTTAGGATTAGGAATCTTAAGTTATATAATAGGGATTCTTATTTGGGTGTTTTACGAGTTTATCTTAGGTGTTCATGGAGATACTCTTCTGCTACCAAAAATCTTTTGGATTGGACAGAATGGGTTTTATTTTGTTGCCCTTTTATACATGATGAACGTTGTAAAAAGTAAGTTACTTACCATACGATTTTCCTTTGATATGTTGATCATCATGGCCGTTGCAACCACATTTAATTGGGTGTTCATTATCGCTCCGTTATTAAAAATGAAGGGAAATCCATTTCATCTAGTAGAACTCATGTATCCGATATTAGATCTTGGGGTTTTAGGAGGAGTCATCAGTCTTTTAATTGCTTCAAATACCGTTTTTAATAAAAAGACTTTATATTTATTAATAGTAGGTTTATTGGTACAAATCTTAGCAGATACCTTATTCTCCTATTTATCTGTGAAAAATCTATACACGGTAGGAAGTATTTCAGAGCCTTTATGGATCCTTTCGTTGTTTTTCCTGGCTTTAGCTGGTATCTATCATGAAACACCATCTCAGGTGAAACATAAGAATGATTCACAAATTGAGAATCGATTCTTTGTTAGGCACAGTTTGCCTTATGCGGGGGTGGTGTTGCTATCCTTGTATGTGATCTCTCAAATTTATCACACTGCGCCTGTGGTCGTAGGCCTGTTTTTAACGATTCTATTAGTGGTCTTAAGACAACTTTTTACCTTGTTAGAAAATGATAAATTGGTTTCTGAATTGAATGATTTAAATGAGCAACTTGAGGTAAAGGTTAAAGAGAGAACGGACCGGTTGGTTGAAACGATTAATCAGATGGAATATTTAGCTTATCATGACGTTGTGACGGGTTTGCCCAATAGGAGATTTATTGAAAAGCGGCTTTCAAGAGCGATCAGTAACCATCATGTACGAAGTAAAAAGAAAATAGCCTTCTTGCTACTAGATTTAGACCGCTTTAAGCATATAAATGACAGTCTAGGACATTCATATGGGGATTTATTGTTAAAAGAGGTAGGAGATCGATTAACTTCGAGTCTTAAACCAAGTGAGCTAGTTTGCCGTATTGGTGGAGACGAATACGGAATTTTACTCGAAAATAAAAACGAAATACAAATTGAGAAAATCGCAGAAAATATTCTTACTGTCCTTCGAAAAACCTATGATATTAGAGGGGAAGAACTATATGTGACACCTAGTATTGGGGTGTCAATTTTCCCGGAACATGGCAACAGCTTTGAGTCTCTATTAATGAAGGCTGACACAGCCATGTATAAAGTGAAGGAAGCTGGAAAAAATCACTATAAAATATACCATGCCGAAATGGACATAGAACCTCAAGTGACAATGGAGAACGCGTTACGAAAAGGGATTGAGCGAAATGAACTAGAGTTATACTACCAGCCTCAGGTTTCTCTTGAAAACAATAAGATTGTTGGGGTAGAAGCGTTGTTGCGCTGGATTCGACCTGATCAAGGCATGGTTCCACCTTGCGAGTTTATTCCTCTGGCAGAGGAAACGGGACTTATTCTTCCTCTAGGAGAATGGGTATTGAAAGAAGCTTGTTTGCAATCTGTGAAATGGGGAGAACAGGGTATTTTACCGATTCGAATCGCCGTCAATATATCAGCCATTCAATTTCAACAGAACAACTTTATTGAAAAAGTAACCGAGACTTTATTTGAAACAAAAGCAAATCCTGAGAATATTGAACTAGAAATTACTGAAAGTGTGGCAATGGGTTCAATTGAAGAAACACTTTCTAAGTTGCAATCACTAAAGGAAATGGGTTTCCATATTGCTATGGACGATTTTGGTACAGGCTATTCCTCGTTGCAATACTTGAACCAGTATCCTATTGACCACTTGAAGATTGATCGATCCTTTATTTCTTCACTTCATACAAGTGAGAAAAATGTTGCCATAGTTAAATTGATTGTTTTGATGGCTAAAGGATTAAATTACAAGGTGATTGCAGAGGGAGTAGAAGACGATAGTCAAAAGCTCTTCTTACGATCCATTGAATGTGACGAATATCAAGGTTATCTGTTCAGTCCTCCGTTAAACAGGCTAGATACAGAGGTGCTTTTACAGAAGCAACTCACCAAAAAATAA
- a CDS encoding glycosyltransferase — protein sequence MVIPVQEEEQTIDMVLQEASKLSTKEIILVLNGTSDRTGEIVKTYGCKIISHDETLENDVGRGICAKYATADCLLFFDADIKVQFMNHNLLSML from the coding sequence ATTGTTATTCCTGTTCAAGAAGAAGAACAAACAATTGATATGGTATTGCAAGAAGCAAGTAAATTGTCCACAAAAGAAATTATTCTTGTTCTTAATGGTACATCAGATAGAACAGGTGAAATTGTCAAGACTTACGGATGCAAAATTATTTCTCATGATGAGACTCTTGAGAATGATGTGGGTAGAGGCATTTGTGCGAAATATGCAACGGCCGATTGTTTATTATTTTTCGACGCTGATATAAAGGTACAATTCATGAACCATAACCTCTTATCAATGCTATGA
- a CDS encoding transposase, with the protein MKPTVVSHEDYQNFVLEQLRKHYSGNVLTIVNNDWPIIYKLWITDLSQITSWLRSSYSNKGPEPRDPSSMMRSYLLLLLAKPTLSITEWVDELYRVPFYAIMSGFEPGKVPGIGTFYDFFHRLWGRDNANIKPNIKPKRQKKKKKKPKKGEKASPSSPGIVRKLIDRFFRYDAKKKVLPSDRLFELFQSQFLHVSANLGLLGDLDALGVVGDGTPIETARFPRSKRTCECSAQGLTNCNHPRHYSQPDIDSGWDSSRERYFNGYHLYMLSTSDSRYDLPLYPRLQPASRHDSVSLVASSIEFSQRTTLGTIGKILLDAAHDAEPIYELLDHYNIEPFIDLNVRTKKNFSTESDIQISPEGTPICSAGLKMKPNGFDKSKNRQKWRCPLACGTKITCENPCSKAKYGRTFHTFRKDNLRLFTKTPRTSEKWKLTYKRRTSVERSNKREKVDYHLELGRHRSTKMWYIRTYAIMMCQHIDAWYDVKKEKLNLENVIFKKSA; encoded by the coding sequence GTGAAGCCAACTGTCGTTAGTCATGAAGATTACCAAAACTTCGTTTTAGAACAATTAAGAAAGCATTACTCTGGTAACGTCCTTACTATTGTAAATAATGATTGGCCCATTATTTACAAGTTATGGATCACTGACCTTTCTCAGATTACCTCGTGGCTTCGGAGCTCTTATTCGAATAAAGGTCCGGAGCCTCGTGATCCGTCTTCTATGATGCGCTCTTACCTTTTGCTTCTTTTGGCTAAACCAACTCTCAGTATTACTGAATGGGTTGATGAATTGTATCGAGTGCCTTTCTATGCCATCATGAGTGGCTTTGAACCGGGGAAAGTTCCTGGTATAGGGACTTTCTACGATTTTTTCCACCGTTTATGGGGAAGGGATAACGCTAATATAAAACCCAATATCAAACCGAAACGCCAAAAAAAGAAAAAGAAGAAACCCAAGAAAGGCGAAAAAGCGTCCCCATCAAGTCCAGGTATAGTTAGAAAGTTAATCGATCGTTTTTTTCGTTATGATGCTAAGAAAAAAGTGCTGCCAAGCGATCGATTATTTGAATTATTTCAATCTCAATTTCTCCATGTATCAGCGAACCTAGGCTTACTCGGAGACTTGGACGCTCTAGGGGTTGTCGGAGACGGTACCCCGATTGAAACGGCTAGATTTCCAAGAAGCAAGCGTACTTGTGAATGCAGTGCCCAAGGACTAACGAATTGTAACCATCCTCGTCATTATTCCCAACCTGACATCGACTCAGGGTGGGACAGTTCACGGGAACGCTACTTCAACGGATACCATCTCTACATGTTATCCACTAGCGACAGTCGATACGACCTACCCTTGTATCCAAGACTTCAACCAGCTTCCCGGCATGATTCTGTCAGTCTTGTTGCCAGTTCTATTGAATTTTCGCAACGCACTACCTTGGGCACAATTGGTAAGATTCTCTTGGATGCTGCTCATGATGCGGAACCTATTTATGAATTGCTAGATCATTATAATATCGAGCCTTTCATTGATCTGAATGTTCGAACCAAGAAAAATTTCAGCACTGAAAGCGATATACAAATATCTCCCGAAGGGACACCAATTTGTTCTGCAGGGTTAAAAATGAAGCCCAATGGTTTTGATAAATCCAAAAACCGGCAGAAATGGAGATGTCCACTCGCATGCGGCACAAAAATTACTTGTGAGAATCCCTGTTCTAAAGCTAAATACGGTCGAACATTTCATACATTCCGGAAGGACAACCTTCGGTTGTTTACTAAGACTCCGAGAACGTCTGAAAAGTGGAAGCTAACTTATAAGCGTCGTACATCTGTAGAACGGTCGAACAAACGTGAAAAGGTTGATTATCATTTAGAATTAGGTCGTCATCGTTCCACGAAAATGTGGTACATTCGGACTTATGCCATTATGATGTGCCAACATATTGATGCTTGGTACGACGTTAAAAAAGAAAAGCTGAATCTCGAAAATGTCATTTTTAAAAAGTCTGCTTAA
- a CDS encoding glycosyltransferase, which produces MGESVTIILIGSNNFDPALVTKVWSLNPIEVIVILSNSENKELISYLKSKECKVIVKEETGQNEGYIAALNEAIGDIFLFINSNDSTIQTEQIELFLEPIISSRADVVLNNISPSFLQKRVKQWPDCLTLCRQVFNDSLGFNHFLIDSLLSLPHAFTKKVKKSLGTDCFENLVVAHLKILENDFNISRHISIESQFIGNHYTPEQSHYTIPISDTEIKELNMFLEAWIEWFRIHGERGNYHDGGRRRDIVEDIKKSNKLSDYATIHMGSGRTSSLYGGKQLSIVIPAQNEETTIGAVISQARLAEPLEIIVVVNGSNDKTEEIAKQYGTTVLVFEEALGIDVGRAIGALFAKGDILLFIDADFPIHFRDLQQFGLSVANGADIALNDLNIDYFPLYVVNLYKYLLNMICNCKELGVGSLVAVPHAISRSCLNGIGWDSLINPNLAHVKGILQGYKLENVHFVDVMKPNRIRPDQHFSKLGHPKAVLRIIGDHLEAIAYLCDKGVN; this is translated from the coding sequence ATGGGAGAAAGTGTAACAATCATCCTAATTGGTTCTAATAACTTTGATCCAGCCCTGGTGACAAAAGTTTGGTCTCTAAATCCAATTGAGGTCATAGTTATATTGTCAAACAGTGAGAATAAAGAGTTAATTTCTTATTTAAAATCAAAAGAATGTAAGGTAATTGTAAAAGAGGAAACGGGGCAGAATGAAGGATATATTGCAGCATTGAACGAAGCTATCGGAGATATTTTTCTTTTCATTAATAGCAACGACTCAACTATTCAAACAGAGCAAATAGAGTTATTTCTTGAACCAATCATAAGTTCCCGGGCTGATGTTGTACTAAATAATATATCGCCTTCATTTCTCCAAAAAAGAGTAAAACAATGGCCAGATTGCTTAACTCTGTGTAGGCAAGTTTTTAATGACAGCCTAGGATTTAACCATTTTCTTATTGACTCACTTCTTTCATTGCCACATGCCTTTACAAAAAAAGTAAAGAAATCTTTAGGAACAGATTGCTTTGAAAATCTTGTTGTAGCACATTTGAAAATTTTAGAAAATGACTTTAATATAAGTCGCCACATTTCTATTGAATCTCAATTTATAGGTAACCACTATACCCCAGAACAATCACATTACACAATTCCTATTTCCGATACTGAAATAAAAGAGCTAAATATGTTCTTAGAGGCTTGGATTGAGTGGTTTCGTATTCATGGGGAAAGAGGCAACTATCATGATGGTGGTAGAAGAAGAGATATTGTAGAGGACATAAAAAAATCCAATAAATTATCGGACTATGCTACTATCCATATGGGGTCCGGAAGAACTTCTTCTTTATATGGAGGGAAGCAGCTTTCTATAGTTATCCCCGCACAAAATGAGGAAACAACAATCGGAGCTGTTATTAGTCAAGCTAGGCTGGCAGAGCCGTTAGAAATTATTGTGGTTGTAAATGGATCAAATGATAAGACAGAAGAAATTGCCAAACAGTATGGGACCACGGTCTTAGTATTTGAGGAAGCCTTAGGTATAGATGTAGGTAGAGCGATTGGAGCGCTTTTTGCAAAGGGAGATATTCTTCTTTTTATAGATGCTGATTTCCCAATACACTTTAGAGACCTTCAACAGTTTGGATTAAGTGTAGCGAACGGGGCGGATATTGCACTTAATGATCTAAATATCGATTACTTTCCACTTTACGTGGTTAATCTTTACAAGTATCTATTAAATATGATATGTAATTGCAAAGAATTAGGGGTCGGTTCGTTAGTAGCTGTTCCACATGCGATCAGTAGATCCTGCCTAAATGGAATAGGGTGGGATTCTTTAATAAATCCAAACTTAGCTCATGTAAAAGGAATTCTTCAAGGGTATAAATTAGAAAATGTTCATTTTGTTGATGTAATGAAGCCAAATCGAATCCGTCCGGATCAACACTTCTCAAAATTAGGGCACCCAAAGGCTGTCTTACGTATTATTGGAGATCATCTAGAGGCTATTGCTTACTTGTGTGATAAAGGTGTGAATTGA